A DNA window from Scylla paramamosain isolate STU-SP2022 chromosome 10, ASM3559412v1, whole genome shotgun sequence contains the following coding sequences:
- the LOC135103981 gene encoding uncharacterized protein LOC135103981 produces the protein MVKIVAVMLSSSLFQVILVRSCSTAAIASRQHERHLHVLSEVVSGPAHGKPLALHLDTALPADVRQAVLGVEAVRRTPHFTLSLGLNHSQGRWPRQETASAALSYGSPAMLHVVLWLTPRPELLKALWILWKPRHLLFFSLGSLPGTEVLRDEAVSNVEKLALIGHLSAEAERGPDALGVYTMLPFSSSGVQLLGPWEHESFSNWEALFPDRFPSFEGYTFQLATWMVDYPYLYHKNTNSLQGTGISIRALEAVSSLLNFSYTLTVKPPEPVYGGKLNGSWAGILGMILKKEKNFSINTFYLTPERYKDFDPSSYWGFSKVGAFLLTPPPLPMSLNLLRPFTVGVWTTIAFCFALAVCSCLMLERTANPRSSERRGVMGVLIELHCGLVNQSAPALLLPLWKRVFLAVWLLCCLVVTAAYTCNLVGIFTRPAYPRRLYTLQELTDSTFRYCNTGFTSTKRQ, from the exons ATGGTAAAAATAGTAGCTGTAATGCTATCAAGCAGTCTCTTTCAAGTTATTCTTGTGAGAAGTTGCAGTACAGCTGCCATCGCCAGTCGACAGCACGAGAGGCACCTTCATGTATTAAGTGAAGTGGTGTCAGGGCCCGCTCACGGGAAGCCGCTGGCACTTCACCTGGATACCGCTCTTCCAGCAGACGTGCGGCAAGCAGTCCTAGGTGTGGAGGCGGTACGGCGCACACCTCACTTTACTTTAAGTCTAGGCCTAAACCACAGCCAAGGGCGGTGGCCGAGACAAGAGACGGCATCGGCGGCGCTGTCTTACGGCTCCCCTGCTATGCTGCACGTAGTGTTGTGGCTCACGCCGCGGCCCGAACTGCTTAAGGCACTGTGGATACTATGGAAGCCCCGCCACCTGCTTTTCTTCAGTTTGGGATCACTCCCCGGCACCGAGGTCTTGAGGGACGAGGCGGTGAGCAATGTGGAGAAGCTAGCACTCATCGGCCACCTCTCTGCCGAGGCGGAGCGAGGTCCCGACGCCCTAGGTGTGTACACTATGCTGCCTTTTTCCTCTAGTGGCGTTCAACTCCTCGGCCCGTGGGAGCATGAGTCTTTCAGTAACTGGGAGGCACTTTTCCCGGACAGGTTCCCGTCCTTCGAAGGATATACTTTTCAACTGGCAACATGGATGGTAGATTACCCGTACCTgtatcacaaaaacacaaattctCTTCAAGGTACTGGGATTAGTATTAGAGCCTTAGAGGCTGTATCTTCACTCCTGAACTTCAGCTACACCTTGACAGTCAAGCCACCGGAACCAGTGTACGGAGGGAAGCTAAATGGCTCCTGGGCAGGGATTCTAGGAATGATattaaagaaggagaaaaacttTTCTATTAATACCTTTTATCTGACTCCAGAACGGTACAAAGACTTTGATCCTTCGTCATACTGGGGATTTAGCAAGGTGGGAGCCTTTTTGTTGACGCCGCCCCCTCTCCCGATGTCCCTGAATCTTCTGCGCCCTTTCACTGTAGGAGTGTGGACAACCATTGCATTTTGCTTCGCGTTGGCAGTATGCTCCTGTCTGATGCTG GAGAGAACAGCAAATCCTCGGAGCTCGGAGAGGCGCGGGGTGATGGGCGTGTTGATAGAACTGCATTGCGGTCTGGTAAATCAGAGTGCCCCCGCCCTTCTGCTGCCACTCTGGAAGCGGGTTTTCCTGGCCGTGTGGCTGCTCTGTTGTCTGGTCGTCACTGCCGCCTACACCTGCAACTTGGTGGGCATTTTCACTCGTCCTGCTTATCCGCGGCGACTCTACACCCTGCAGGAACTTACCGACAGTACCTTCAGGTATTGCAACACTGGTTTTACCTCTACCAAGAGACAATGA
- the LOC135104019 gene encoding uncharacterized protein LOC135104019: MYKMSSSSSDDDFMLLDSVHTKVKRKRRAVHEINYKREEFGEYHHLFSDLKRDNARFFEYTRMTQETFNYILKKVEHRLVKTWCNWHEQPIQPEERLVITIRYLATGSSFRSLAFSFRVGVTTVGKIVSETVIALWEELHEEHMPVPTKESFKMIAEDFYSIWNFPNCLGSIDGKHIRVQCPQNSGSMYFNYKKFFSIVLQAVADAHYKFIAVDVGGFWKAK, from the exons ATGTACAAGATGTCGAGCTCATCGTCTGACGATGACTTCATGCTGCTTGATAGTGTTCATACAAAagtcaagagaaaaagaagagcagtacatgaaataaactacaagagagaagagtttggagaatatcatcatcttttcagtGATCTGAAAAGGGACAACGCAAGATTTTTTGAATACACAAGGATGACACAAGAGACATTCAACTACATTCTCAAGAAAGTTGAACATCGTCTTGTGAAGACATGGTGTAATTGGCATGAGCAACCCATTCAACCTGAAGAAAGACTTGTCATTACTATCAG GTATCTTGCCACAGGATCGTCGTTCCGTTCCCTTGCATTTTCGTTTAGGGTCGGAGTGACAACGGTGGGAAAGATTGTTTCAGAGACTGTTATCGCACTGTGGGAAGAACTACATGAGGAACACATGCCAGTACCAACAAAGGAGTCCTTCAAAATGATCGCTGAAGATTTCTACAGCATCTGGAATTTCCCTAACTGTTTAGGCTCAATTGATGGAAAACATATCCGTGTTCAGTGTCCCCAAAATTCAGGATCAATGTACTTTAACTACAAAAAGTTTTTTTCCATTGTCCTTCAAGCTGTTGCAGATGCACACTACAAGTTCATTGCTGTTGATGTAGGAGGCTTTTGGAAAGCAAAGTGA
- the LOC135104185 gene encoding uncharacterized protein LOC135104185 isoform X1 encodes MVSLADFKNSLHSLKISKSQISSMTKKAEALVIHAHAVVDITIEYIDQVDGMERMPALYLLDSIVKNVGSPFTEIIQSRISDVFYKLFHEGEKKVRKMLFDLRRSWNDKLPPKLLVTMDQRVRMMDPAWPVFQMCQKPNQESYLPASTSSSPATSSLNGSPQEINTQEHPFELVYVGHKRLPWPRTPNLESWIPRLPPPPELDAPGCFPTPRSTSSGGTPSSTSSDGTPSSTSSDGKSPDGVFIHETLKSSNGNILQSCSPLDFSSLCTKGADRKRKRYQEESHSLSIKWQRKEVSEGEFSRICLKLFLGKNLCASFLNHGSFGISIFFFFFFH; translated from the exons ATGGTGTCCTTGGCGGACTTCAAGAATTCCCTTCATTCGTTGAAAATTTCTAAGTCTCAAATATCTTCCATGACAAAGAAAGCAGAAGCATTGGTAATACATGCCCACGCAGTAGTTGACATCACCATTGAATACATAGACCAG gtGGATGGCATGGAGAGGATGCCTGCTCTATACCTTCTGGACTCCATCGTGAAGAACGTGGGCAGTCCCTTCACGGAAATTATTCAGTCCCGCATCTCTGATGTCTTTTACAAATTATTCCATGAG GGTGAAAAGAAAGTCCGGAAAATGTTGTTTGATTTGCGGCGTAGTTGGAATGACAAGTTACCTCCCAAGCTCTTGGTTACAATGGACCAGAGAGTAAGAATGATGGATCCTGCTTGGCCGGTCTTCCAGATGTGCCAGAAACCCAATCAG GAGTCATACCTGCCAGCCTCTACTAGCAGCAGTCCTGCCACTTCTTCACTAAATGGGAGCCCTCAAGAAATTAACACTCAGGAACATCCTTTTGAGTTAGTCTATGTTGGACACAAGAGACTTCCCTGGCCCCGTACCCCCAACTTGGAATCTTGGATTCCTCGTTTGCCACCACCTCCCGAACTTGATGCTCCTGGATGCTTCCCTACACCTAGAAGTACATCCTCTGGTGGTACACCAAGTAGTACATCCTCTGATGGTACACCAAGCAGTACATCCTCTGATGGCAAATCCCCTGATGGGGTCTTCATCCACGAAACTCTGAAATCCTCAAATGGGAATATTCTTCAGTCTTGTAGTCCTTTAGATTTTTCAAGCCTTTGTACCAAAGGAGCTGATAGGAAACGCAAGAGGTATCAAGAGGAGTCACATTCTCTCTCAATCAAGTGGCAGAGGAAAGAAGTAAGTGAGGGTGAATTTAGCAGGATATGTTTAAAATTGTTTCTAGGGAAAAATCTCTGTGCATCATTTCTGAATCATGGAAGTTTTGgtatatccattttttttttttttttttttcattag
- the LOC135104185 gene encoding uncharacterized protein LOC135104185 isoform X2, producing MERMPALYLLDSIVKNVGSPFTEIIQSRISDVFYKLFHEGEKKVRKMLFDLRRSWNDKLPPKLLVTMDQRVRMMDPAWPVFQMCQKPNQESYLPASTSSSPATSSLNGSPQEINTQEHPFELVYVGHKRLPWPRTPNLESWIPRLPPPPELDAPGCFPTPRSTSSGGTPSSTSSDGTPSSTSSDGKSPDGVFIHETLKSSNGNILQSCSPLDFSSLCTKGADRKRKRYQEESHSLSIKWQRKEVSEGEFSRICLKLFLGKNLCASFLNHGSFGISIFFFFFFH from the exons ATGGAGAGGATGCCTGCTCTATACCTTCTGGACTCCATCGTGAAGAACGTGGGCAGTCCCTTCACGGAAATTATTCAGTCCCGCATCTCTGATGTCTTTTACAAATTATTCCATGAG GGTGAAAAGAAAGTCCGGAAAATGTTGTTTGATTTGCGGCGTAGTTGGAATGACAAGTTACCTCCCAAGCTCTTGGTTACAATGGACCAGAGAGTAAGAATGATGGATCCTGCTTGGCCGGTCTTCCAGATGTGCCAGAAACCCAATCAG GAGTCATACCTGCCAGCCTCTACTAGCAGCAGTCCTGCCACTTCTTCACTAAATGGGAGCCCTCAAGAAATTAACACTCAGGAACATCCTTTTGAGTTAGTCTATGTTGGACACAAGAGACTTCCCTGGCCCCGTACCCCCAACTTGGAATCTTGGATTCCTCGTTTGCCACCACCTCCCGAACTTGATGCTCCTGGATGCTTCCCTACACCTAGAAGTACATCCTCTGGTGGTACACCAAGTAGTACATCCTCTGATGGTACACCAAGCAGTACATCCTCTGATGGCAAATCCCCTGATGGGGTCTTCATCCACGAAACTCTGAAATCCTCAAATGGGAATATTCTTCAGTCTTGTAGTCCTTTAGATTTTTCAAGCCTTTGTACCAAAGGAGCTGATAGGAAACGCAAGAGGTATCAAGAGGAGTCACATTCTCTCTCAATCAAGTGGCAGAGGAAAGAAGTAAGTGAGGGTGAATTTAGCAGGATATGTTTAAAATTGTTTCTAGGGAAAAATCTCTGTGCATCATTTCTGAATCATGGAAGTTTTGgtatatccattttttttttttttttttttcattag